The Pseudalkalibacillus hwajinpoensis DNA window AACTGGTAAGGTGAACTCATAGCTGATTCCTCCAATATTCCTTAATCAAGGCAATATATATTTGAATATAGGTGTTTTATACTATCTTTATAGAAGTGGAATGTCTGAATACTCATAACCTTATTGTAACAAAAAAATGAAAGCAGACGTTAGTAAGAGTGTGGGTTTCCTTTATTCTCATTATTGCAATCAAAATGAGCCATCTAATTTAGATTAAATTTCCAATTCGTTTCAATCTAGTTAAATAAGGGAATGCGTCTAATAGATACTAACATCTAAAAAGAATTCTCAATCTTCAAACTTTTAAAATGAGGTGAGTACATACGAGATTCTACTGTCTCTCATTGGAATTTGTCACGATAATAAAAGGAGGATACACAAATGGCAGGTAATCGCGGTGTCGTTTATACTGGAGCTGGAAACGTAGAAGTCCAAGATATTCAATATCCGGATTTAGTCCTTCGCGAAGGTCCAGGTGTACCGAAAAGCAATGTCGGCCGTAAGTGTGAGCATGGCGTTATCTTAAAAAATATTGTGACGAATATTTGTGGCAGTGATCAACATATGGTGAGAGGTCGGACTACAGCTCCTTCCGGATTAGTACTCGGTCATGAAATCACAGGAGAAGTTATTGAAGTAGGACGAGATGTTGAATTTATTAAAGAAGGTGATATCGTCTCCGTTCCCTTCAACGTGGCATGCGGTCGATGTAAAATGTGTAAGCGACAGGATACGCACATTTGTCAAAACGTGAACCCGGAGCGCCCAGGCGCTGCGTACGGTTACGTTGACATGGGCGGATGGGTCGGCGGCCAATCTGAATATGTGATGGTTCCATCCGCTGATTTTCAATTGCTAGCGTTCCCCGATAAAGATAAAGCAATGGAAAAGATTCTGGATTTAACGATGTTATCTGATATCTTCCCAACGGGTTACCACGGCGCTGTCAGCGCAGGCGTTACAACAGGGTCGACAGTTTATGTTGCTGGGGCAGGGCCAGTTGGACTAGCCGCAGCGCACTCCGCACAATTACTCGGAGCTGCTGTTGTCATTGTTGGAGATTTAAAGGAAGAGCGTCTTGCACAGGCCAGAAGCTTTGGTTGTGAGACCATCAATTTAAAAGAACACCACGATCCTGGTGAACTGATTGAGCAAATACTAGTGTCCCAGAAGTTGACTGTGCCATTGATGCCGTTGGCTTTGAAGCATATGGTCATGGAACGGATCACGAAGAACAACCTGCAATCGTGTTAAATACAATGATGGACGTCGTTGAAGCTGGAGGAAAGATGGGAATTCCTGGACTATACGTAACGGAAGACCCCGGGGCATCTGATAAAGATGCGCAACAGGGATCTCTTAAAGTAAGATTCGGACTTGGCTGGTCCAAAGCTCATCATTTCGTGACAGGTCAAACTCCAGTCATGCAATACCACCGTCAATTGATGATGGCGATCATGAATGGAAAGGCAGATATCGCAAAGGCAGTTAATGCAACCGTTATCAGTCTTGATGAAGCACCTCAAGGATATAATGAGTTTGATAGTGGCGTATCGAAGAAGTTTGTTATTGATCCAAATGGTATGTTGAAGTGATAAGGTAATAATAGGGGCACCCCTGCCATTCAGGGTTGCCTTTTCTCATTTTTTGTTTTACATATAATTACGGAAGGTGATGAATGTGTCTATTATACTGAGACGAATTTACGAAGAAAACGATACCCTCGGAGGGCACCGCATACTAATTGACCGTATTTGGCCAAGGGGTATTTCTAAAGAAAATGCCAGGCTTGATGACTGGATGAAGGATATTGCCCCAAGTTCCTCATTAAGGAAATGGTTTAATCATGATCCTGCTAAATTCGAATCATTCAAGAAAGCGTATAGAAAAGAGATCAAAGAAAATGCTGAAGGGCAATTAAAACTTGAAGAATTAAAGAAAATAGCTACAAACAATAGGCTTATTCTACTACTTGGCGCTAAAGATCAAGAATACAATCATGCGGTTGTCTTAAAGGAAATAATTGAGGAATAATTTAATTCTAATAAGCCATTGCTTTATTTATGGGGCAAAGGCTTATTAATTTTCTCTTCCGATCACTTGGATATAAAAAAAGAGAGAGGCTAACCTCTCCCCACATTTATATAAGATTTATACGAGTTCACGTTCCCAGTGTCTATGCTTTGCCACTGCTTCGCTAAACTGTTTGACGAAATCGTCCATATCCGTCCCTGTTACAACCCCATGACGACCAATCATGCCATTATTCTCAAGCCATTTGATTCCTTCGTGCGTTCCACCAATTGGTTTAAAATGAGAGAATGCTTCATTGATAAAGTAATTAGCTGATTGATAGAATGCTTTATCTTCCTTGTTTCCTCCAACAGCATAAATTGCATCAAATAAAACAGATTCACTCGTTAAGAATGTATGGTCAATTTCAGCTTCCGCTCCGTCAGTCGCTTTCTTCACACCGAGTTTATCACTAATAAGTTCCGGCTGAATTCCCTGTTCTTTAAACTCATTAAGCACTTTAATTAGCTCTTCCCCATTAAAGCCATCATCAACGATAACGCCGACTTTTCTCGTATCAGGTTTGAATGTTGTATTCAGCTGGCTTAGCGCAGGAGAAGTTTTCGTCACATTTGAGCCCCCATTTTCAGGTTCTTTCGCTCCAATATTCTGAGCAACAGATGTAGCTAAATGAAGGTTCACATTTGCTAACATATCAACCACTTGTTGCTGAACCGACTTACTTTGTACCTTTCCAAGTTCGAAGCTGAACGCATTGATAATATGATCTTTCTCCACATCACTCATGCTATTCCAGAAAAGGGCAGCTTGAGAGAAGTGATCTTTAAAACTTTCACTACGTGCTCGAACCTTCCGTCCTTCTACTTTCTCCTGATAATGCACATATCCGCCTTCTTCTTCCGTAGCCGGTTCAGGCTGATTGTCAGCAAGAGAGTTTTTATGATAACTTACCTGACCTTTGTTAATCGTCTGGCGCATAAATCCGTCCCGCTGATTGTTATGGAATGGACAGACAGGTTTATTAATTGGTAACTCATGATGATTCGCACTACCAAAGCGATTGATTTGAGTGTCTGTATAAGAGAAAAGACGTCCCTGGAGCAACGGATCATTCGAGAAGTCAATTCCTTTTACAACGTTACCCGGATGGTAGGCAACCTGCTCATTCTCAGCAAACACATTCTCAACATTTCTATTTAATGTCATCTTCCCAATGATTTTTACAGGCACATCTTCCTCTGGCCAGATCTTGGTTGGGTCTAGAATATCAAAATCAAACATAAACTCATCATCTTCTTTGATAATTTGAACCCCTAATTCCCATTCAGGATAATCGCCATTCTCAATCGATTCATACAAGTCTCCACGGTGGAAGTCAGCATTTTTCCCAGAGAGCTTCTGAGCTTCATCCCAAACAAGTGAATGAACACCGAGCTTAGGCTTCCAATGGAATTTAATGAAGTGAGCTTCTCCTTTTGCATTAACAAAGCGGAAAGTGTGTATTCCAAATCCTTCCATCATACGGAAGCTTCTTGGAATAGCTCTGTCGGACATCGCCCACAGGGACATATGTGCCGATTCCTGATTGTTTGCAACGAAATCCCAGAACGTATCATGTGCTGAAGCGGCTTGAGGCATTCCATTATGAGGCTCTGGTTTCACAGCGTGAATTAGGTCAGGAAATTTAATAGCATCTTGAATAAAGAATACTGGAATATTGTTTCCAACAAGATCAAAGTTTCCTTCATCAGTGTAGAACCTTGTAGCAAATCCTCTTACATCTCGAACCGTTTCAGCGGAACCCTTTGAACCTGCTACGGTTGAAAATCTTACGAAAACAGGGGTTTTACGTGAAGGATTTTTCAAAAACTCCGCATCTGTGTACTCTTCCATCGATTCATATACCTCGAATTCACCATGTGCTGAGAAACCTCTCGCATGCACGACACGTTCCGGAATACGCTCGTGATCAAAGTGAGTCATTTTCTCTCTAAAATGAAAGTCTTCCATTAATGTTGGCCCGCGTTCTCCCGCTTTCAAAGAAAATTCATCTTCAGAAACCTTCTGCCCTTGATTGGTCGTCATCTTACCTTTATCTTCCGTACTGTATTTCTCTAACTGCTCTTTCTTCTTATTGTCTTCACTCATCCCGCTTCCTCCTAATTCTTAACATATGTAAATTCTTATATAGAACGATTCCCTTCAAAGAAGATATAAAACTTCATTTTTTGTATTTTTTAGGTAATTCATGAAACGTTCTCTTTGTTAATCAACATTCCTGAGCTCCTGAAAGTTCACGTAAACGAAGAAGGTATACATCACCACTAGAATCGCTCCACCGGCCATTATATAATGAATTGATATACCCAAAGAAAGAATAAAAGCAGTAATAGCATAACTAACAGGAATGAGTCCCATAGAAGCAAGAGAGATTAACCCCATCACACGCCCCAGCACCTTTTCTTCAATCATACTCTGAATGGCTGAAGTAAAAGGAATGTTCGTGGCCGAAAGACAGGCTCCAAAAATTATCAGCATAAAAATACTTACCCATCGTTCTGTTGTAAAGCTTAAGAGAGCAAAAGCAAGACCGGATACAAACAAAGAAATTAACGCGATTTTCCCACGATTTTTCGTTAAGTTGAGTACCCCAATAATAACTGAACCAATTAACATGCCAACCGCTACTCCTGCTTCTAATAAACTAAAATCCATCGCGTTACCATTTAGAATATTTTTCACAAATAGAGGGAGTCCCATTGACATCGGACCAACAAGAAACAAATTTATAAAGATCGTTGTAAGTACCACTACTTGTAAGACACGTGACTCATTTACATATATAACACCTTCCTTAAACGTTTCCCAGAATGTTTGTTCATTGAAGATCTCTTCCGTATCCCTGTCAGGAATTTTCATAAAATAAATCAAAACACTACCTATCAAAAGCATAACCGCTGTTGTCGCAAATTTACGGTGTTTCCCCTCAAGTTTTCAGTCTTCTATTTGGTTTAAATGGGATTGGTATTATTGCGGGCAGTCAAATTACAGGACGACTTGCTGGTAGAATTCCCGAAGATAAAATTCTCTTAACGGGATTGTTTATTTCAACATCGGCCAGCCTTTTATTGATGGTAGTGATTTTATTTCAAGCGCCCCTTCCATTTATTGTTATTCCAATCTTTATAATAGTCTCCTGCGTAGGTATCGTTACGACAACCTGCTTTTCTTTAGCTATGCAAACGAACGGAGACCGGGCAGGAAGCGCTGCTGCCCTTTTAGGTTTAATGCCTTACCTGCTTGGGAACCTTTCCGTCCCTCTTGTTGGTATAGCTGGAGAGGAGACTGCTGTACGATGGGGCTTACGATAATGATCGCTGATCTGGGAGCATTAACAAGTTACGTACTCCTCGTACACAAACAGTCGCACCAAAAAAACAAAAAATCTTTAAGAAGAGACAAAGGTTTAGTTAACAATTCTTAGATAGTTTTAGAAATCTAAAGATTTCCTTCAGATGAAAGAAGCCCCTCAAAAGTCCAGAGAACTTTTGAGGGGCTTCTTAATTTTAAAATCCAGTCATTTTAGGCTTTCCAGGCTTCAAAACCCTTGTCATTAAAGGATTTTGGGTGATATTACATCATGCCGCCCGTGGATTCGCTTTACTAAATAAAGATAAATAGAGTCTAATTCTTTAAATAAAAACAATGTATATGGGATTCGACTTTAGCATAGATGCTATAAAGAAAAGATCAAAACTGTCCACTAGTATGTCATTTAAATTACCAGCACTCAAAGAATACGGGTAGTGTTTATTTAAGTTATAGGACAGATCCTCTCACTCATATTATTTGACTTAAATAATGTAATTTTAAAAGAAGGCAAACCATTGTACCTCAATGGTTTGCCTTCTCTTTTATCAAATTTATGTTTAAACCCATCAGGAGTATCATTTGGTTAAATATTTCTAAATTTAATGTGGATAAAATTAGAAGGTCCTCTGCCTATGCCTAGGCTCTTCTAAATATTCTTTAGTTATATTCTCAACTGATAGTTGATGTGTATAAATGTGTTGTTGAATTTTTTTCAGATAAACTTTTAAAATCGGATGTTTTGAATTCAGAATAGAAACTTTTAACATTAAGAACTAACTTTCTTAAATTCCGCTCTCTCATGATTTTCACCTGATCATTAAATCCTGCAGCACTACTAAATTGTTTTTTGGATATTATTAATTTACAGGTTACATTAATATCACCATAATTCCTTTTAAACCAAGCAGAAGCATTGTTCATTTGCCCGGCTTCATCCTTGTTTATTTCCTTTCTACTAGGATCTACTTGATTCTTGCATTCAGCCATTAAATATTCGTTCTTTCGGTGGGAAACCCTAAGTATTTTCCTAATTCATTAAAAGCTGCTTCGGATTTTTCTCCACTCACTCCTAGTCTAGCCCGTGCTATTGCTCTAATCCTGCTACCCCGAAGCCCCCGGCTCCAGAATGAGTCGAAATCATACCGCCCGCTTGAATCCATCTTATATTTTGGAATCCGTTTTCTTTGGCAACCTCATCCATCCGCTGCTTGATCCTTTCATCGAGTCCGATTGAGTAGATAAAATAAAGCTGCTCTCTATCGATGTTGAATTCATTTAAGTAATCACTCAAGAGTTTTTCAGTAGCTCCACTCATTTTCCCGCGGTACTTCTTTGTAGACATAAGTTTTCCATCCTTCAACTCTATGCATGGCTTTATTTTCAACAGAGCACCTATCAGAGAAGCCATATTGCTTACCCGTCCTCCCGCTTTAAGAAACTCCAGGCTGCCTGGGATGAAAGCCAGCCTTGATTTAGGAACTATTGCCTCTATTTTTTCAACTAAGCGTTCCGGTTCAATGCCAGGTTCTTTTTCTAATAACTCAGCGGCATACAATACAATCGCAGCTAATCCTCCAGTAACGTTCAGAGCATCAATGAGAAAAATGTCTTCAAATTCTTCCGCAGCAATGACAGCATTTTGAAAAGAAGAAGACGCTTTTGATGTATAACCAATATGGATAATGATGCAATCTGGAAAATTCTCTCTTATAGTTGCAAAAAACGCTTGATACTCATGAGCATTTGTGGAGGTAGTAGAGGGTATTTTCTTCGTACGTCTGTAATAGTCATAAATATCCTGGACCGGCAAAGAACCGTCTAAATAATCCTTTCCATCCATAATGATGTGCATGGGAACTACTTGAACATCGTACTTTTCAGCTAAATCACCCGGTAAGTCGGCACCGCTTTCGGTCGATAGGATTATCCTTCGCATTCTAATTCCCCCTTGGTTATATTTAGGCCCGCGTTCACTCTTCCTGCATTATGCTTTAACTATACATGAGAAAACCGTATTAGCATTGTGATAACTTTTATTTGCCGTACTTTTAGTGCACATTTCGGGGATTTGATTACTACTGTAGGTGTGAGGATCTGTGAAAAACCTGCTTCTCTTGTATCTCCTCCATACACATATCTACCAAAAACTCGCCACTCTTGCCTACACCTCAAAACCACTAATATGATATATAAAAAAGACCCGATCCCAAAATGGAATCAGACCCTTCTGTTATTCAGCTTTTATAATGGATGACCGAGGTTGGGACAAGGAACCTGCCCCTCCGCCCCCATGACCAATCCAATCCATTGAATGACTCAAAAACAACTAATAAAAATATGGACGGTTCGTGTAGTAGAAAAAAGAGCTAATACACTGAATTAGAGAATTATATTGAAATTACGACATCGGCTAAGAGAATCAAAGCACACACAGCAAGCTAAAAGGTCACACCTCCTGCAAACCATTTCAACGTGTTATTTCCATACATCATCCGCAATCTTCAACACATGACAGATCTTTTCCCACTGCTGCTCTTCCGTAATATCATTTCCTTCCTCCGTAGACGCAAAGCCGCATTGCGGGCTCAGACAAAGCTGCTCCACCGCGCATATCACTGAAAATATGGAAGAAAAAGCCTCTCAAAAGTTCCGTGAACTTATGAGAGGCTCTTTAGATTTATAGTGTTTTAAGCCCAGTATGTCATTTTGACATTATGGGTGAAGCAAAACCCCTGATTTCAAGGGTCATGGGAGCATGATTACATCATGCCGCCCATGCCGCCCATTCCACCCATGCCGCCCATATCAGGCATGCCACCGCCGCCTGCGTTTTCTTCAGGCTTGTCAGCGATAACTGCTTCAGTGGTAAGAATCATAGCAGATACAGATGCTGCATTTTGTAGTGCAGAACGTGTAACTTTAGTTGGGTCAACGATACCTGCGTCAACCATGTTTACCCACTCACCAGTAAGGGCGTTGAAACCAATACCGATTTTCTCGCCTTTAAGGCGCTCAACCACAACAGATCCTTCAAGACCAGCGTTGTGAGAGATCTGACGGATTGGCTCTTCTAGGGCACGAAGAACAATCTTAACGCCAGTAGCTTCGTCACCAGCAGCTGCTACAGCTTGAACAGCCTTAACGACGTTCACTAGAGCTGTACCACCACCCGAAACGATTCCTTCTTCAACCGCTGCGCGAGTTGAGTTAAGAGCATCTTCAATGCGAAGCTTACGCTCTTTTAATTCAGTTTCAGTTGCCGCACCAACCTTGATGACAGCTACACCACCAGCAAGTTTAGCAAGACGTTCCTGAAGCTTCTCTTTATCAAACTCAGAAGTAGTTTCTTCAAGCTGAGCTTTGATCTGGTTTACGCGACCAGCGATTTTATCAGTTTCGCCAGAGCCTTCAACGATTGTTGTATTTTCTTTCGTCACAACAACTTTAGAAGCGCGGCCAAGCTGAGTAATGTTCGCTTGTTTCAGGTCAAGACCAAGGTCTTCAGTGATGACTTCTGCACCAGTTAGTGTACCAATGTCTTCAAGCATTGCTTTACGACGGTCACCAAAGCCTGGAGCTTTTACTGCTACTGCATTAAACGTTCCGCGAAGTTTGTTTACAACAAGTGTAGCAAGTGCTTCACCTTCAACGTCTTCAGCAATCATAAGAAGTGGTTTGCCCTGCTGAACAACCTGTTCAAGCACTGGAAGAACATCCTGGATGCTTGCGATCTTCTTATCAGTAATTAGGATATATGGATCTTCAAGAACAGCTTCCATTTTGTCGGAGTCTGTTACCATGTATGGAGATGCATATCCGCGATCGAATTGCATTCCTTCTACTACTTCAAGCTCAGTAGCGAAGCCTTTTGATTCTTCAACAGTGATAACGCCGTCGTTTCCAACGCGCTCCATTGCTTCAGCGATCAATTGACCAACTTCTTCATCAGCAGCAGAGATAGACGCAACCTGTGCGATTGACTCTTTGCCTTCGATTGGCTTCGAAATGTTCTTAAGCTCTTCTACAGCAGCTCTAGTTGCTTTCTCAATCCCTTTACGAATAACCATTGGGTTAGCACCAGATGCTACGTTCTTAAGACCTTCGCGTACCATAGCTTGCGCAAGAACGGTTGCAGTAGTTGTACCATCACCGGCAACATCGTTCGTTTTGCTAGCTACTTCAGCTACAAGCTTTGCACCCATATTTTCGAATGCATCTTCAAGCTCGATTTCCTTCGCGATCGTAACACCGTCATTAGTGATTAGTGGTGATCCGAATTTCTTCTCGAGGACGACGTTACGCCCTTTTGGACCGAGTGTAACTTTTACTGCATTTGCAAGAGAATCAACACCGCGAAGCATTGCGCGACGGGCTTCTTCACTGAACTTAATATCTTTTGCCATTTGTTACCCTCCTATTTATGTAGTTCGTTTTATGTTTGCTTTCGTTGCTTTCGTTACTTTCCAACAATTGCAAGAATGTCATTCTCGCGAAGGATCAAATAATCTTTACCGTCAAACTTTACTTCTGTTCCAGCATATTTGCTGTAGATAACAGCTTCGCCTTCTGCAACTTCAAGTGCTACACGCTCTCCACGATCAGTCAATGCACCGCTACCAACTGCTACGACGCGACCTTCCTGTGGCTTTTCTTTTGCAGAATCCGGAAGTACAATTCCGCTGGACGTTTTCTCTTCTAATTGAATTGGTTCGACTACTACGCGATCGCCTAATGGCTTTAACAACTCAAACACCCTCCTCAGATGGAAATTATGGTTTGATTCGTCTTGTTAGCACTCACCATCAATGAGTGCTAACACAAGTATATAATAAAATAATTCACTATTCTTTTGCAAGTAGTAAAGCTATTTTTTTTACAGAAGATTTGCATTCCTTTATTAAACGGCTCTTTAGAGTGAAAAGATAAGACTTCAGCACTAGATTCTACTCTTGACACTCAATGTATTTCTAAGAAGCCTTCTGAAAGGTATTCCCCTCATAAAGTGTGTTAAACTAATACGAGTATGCAGAATGCCTTTGAAAGGCATGCAAACCATTAAAAGGAGTTATGCTTCTTGGCCAAACATTATTGGACTATATTGATCACCTATATTGTCATGCAGCTTTCAGGACTTATTGGAGTAGATTTACTTCAATCATTAAATGTTCCTAATCCGGTTGTAAGCTGGTCTGTTGTAAGCTTTCTTGCAGCACTTATCATTATGTTGCTTCTTCTCCGTTCTACCCCTGATGTTCCCTTTGAACGATCTACTCGTGTATCATCAGGACAGGCTATCGGCTGGAGTATTCTAGGTGTATTCATGGCTTATGCATCTCAGATTATAGCAGCAATGATTGAGATGAATGTATTTGGAATTGAGCCTGGTTCTGAAAATACGGAGATGCTAATAGAAGTTGCAAAAGCAGCCCCGATCTTTATCATTGTCACATCGATTATCGGCCCAATACTTGAAGAAATTGTGTTCCGAAAAGTTATATTTGGAGCATTGTACACTCGCTTTAATTTCTGGATTGCCGGAATTCTTAGCTCTGTTATTTTTGCCGCCATCCATTTTGACTTTTCCCATATTCTTATTTACACAGCAATGGGACTCACGTTCGCATATCTTTATGTGAAAACAAAACGATTAATCGTACCGATTATTGCTCATATGACGATGAATACGATTGTTGTGTTAATTAACGTCTATTTTGCTGATGATATTATGGAAATGGAAAAGCAGCTTAACCAAATGCAATCGTTTATTGGAGGACTGTTTACATGAAGGTTTCACCAATTTTAATGGGTATTATGTACCTGGGGCTCGGCTCCTTTTTTACGTACCTTGCCGTCCAAAGCGCAGGTACCGATGGCGAAATGTGGAGTTTCTGGACCATTCTATTGATGGTGCTTGCCACTATTGACTTCGTTTACGCCATTCGTTTTTTCATTCTTAAAAAGAAAATCACACAACTTAAGAAAAAAGACCAAAACAAAAAGCGGTAGTTTCCTACCGCTTTTTTATTTAGCTCCTGAATCTATTTCACCTGTTTGCTCTTGCGCTTCTTCTAGCAATCGTTTTGCCTCCGCTTGCAACCTCTTTCTGTATCCATAGCGCGACACAATAATACTAAATTCGTAAAGAAGCAGAAGCGGCACCGTTACCATGAGATGCGAAATAATCTCTGGTGGCGTAATCATTCCAGCAATCACAAGTAGTCCAAAGTAAGCATACTTCCTAATTTGTACGAGCATCGCTGGATTCAACATACCAAGCCTCGTGAAGAACAATACAATGACAGGTAGTTGAAATACAAAGCCGAACGGCAACGTCAATTGAAACAAGAAACTGAAATATTGATTCGCTCCGTACATCTCCTGGATGTTGAGACTCTCTGCAAGATTTCCAACAAAGTTAATAACGTACGGGAATAGTACAAAATAAGAAAACGAAACTCCACCAAGAAACAGAATAAAGACTGAGGGGATATACGATAACGTAACCTTCCGTTCATTTTCAAAAAGTCCAGGTGACACAAATGCCCACAGCTGATAGAGCGCAAGTGGGGATGTCATAATAAAAGCAATTAGAATAGCAAAGCTAAAATAGACTTTTAACGGGTCAGTCAGATGAAAAGCGTTCATCGGTATACCCTGTGCTTCAGGAGCATGTTGCAGGAACACGATTACCGGCTTAGCTAGAAACAGTCCTGCAATAAAGGAAAAAATTAAGAAAACAACTGTGATAATGATTCGCTTTCTTAATTCTTCTAAATGATCATAGATGGATTGCTTCTGATCCTCCATTCAC harbors:
- the groES gene encoding co-chaperone GroES, with translation MLKPLGDRVVVEPIQLEEKTSSGIVLPDSAKEKPQEGRVVAVGSGALTDRGERVALEVAEGEAVIYSKYAGTEVKFDGKDYLILRENDILAIVGK
- a CDS encoding DegV family protein, translating into MRRIILSTESGADLPGDLAEKYDVQVVPMHIIMDGKDYLDGSLPVQDIYDYYRRTKKIPSTTSTNAHEYQAFFATIRENFPDCIIIHIGYTSKASSSFQNAVIAAEEFEDIFLIDALNVTGGLAAIVLYAAELLEKEPGIEPERLVEKIEAIVPKSRLAFIPGSLEFLKAGGRVSNMASLIGALLKIKPCIELKDGKLMSTKKYRGKMSGATEKLLSDYLNEFNIDREQLYFIYSIGLDERIKQRMDEVAKENGFQNIRWIQAGGMISTHSGAGGFGVAGLEQ
- a CDS encoding YdiK family protein; amino-acid sequence: MKVSPILMGIMYLGLGSFFTYLAVQSAGTDGEMWSFWTILLMVLATIDFVYAIRFFILKKKITQLKKKDQNKKR
- a CDS encoding MFS transporter; this translates as MIGSVLIYFMKIPDRDTEEIFNEQTFWETFKEGVIYVNESRVLQVVVLTTIFINLFLVGPMSMGLPLFVKNILNGNAMDFSLLEAGVAVGMLIGSVIIGVLNLTKNRGKIALISLFVSGLAFALLSFTTERWVSIFMLIIFGACLSATNIPFTSAIQSMIEEKVLGRVMGLISLASMGLIPVSYAITAFILSLGISIHYIMAGGAILVVMYTFFVYVNFQELRNVD
- a CDS encoding catalase, coding for MSEDNKKKEQLEKYSTEDKGKMTTNQGQKVSEDEFSLKAGERGPTLMEDFHFREKMTHFDHERIPERVVHARGFSAHGEFEVYESMEEYTDAEFLKNPSRKTPVFVRFSTVAGSKGSAETVRDVRGFATRFYTDEGNFDLVGNNIPVFFIQDAIKFPDLIHAVKPEPHNGMPQAASAHDTFWDFVANNQESAHMSLWAMSDRAIPRSFRMMEGFGIHTFRFVNAKGEAHFIKFHWKPKLGVHSLVWDEAQKLSGKNADFHRGDLYESIENGDYPEWELGVQIIKEDDEFMFDFDILDPTKIWPEEDVPVKIIGKMTLNRNVENVFAENEQVAYHPGNVVKGIDFSNDPLLQGRLFSYTDTQINRFGSANHHELPINKPVCPFHNNQRDGFMRQTINKGQVSYHKNSLADNQPEPATEEEGGYVHYQEKVEGRKVRARSESFKDHFSQAALFWNSMSDVEKDHIINAFSFELGKVQSKSVQQQVVDMLANVNLHLATSVAQNIGAKEPENGGSNVTKTSPALSQLNTTFKPDTRKVGVIVDDGFNGEELIKVLNEFKEQGIQPELISDKLGVKKATDGAEAEIDHTFLTSESVLFDAIYAVGGNKEDKAFYQSANYFINEAFSHFKPIGGTHEGIKWLENNGMIGRHGVVTGTDMDDFVKQFSEAVAKHRHWERELV
- a CDS encoding DUF488 domain-containing protein, giving the protein MSIILRRIYEENDTLGGHRILIDRIWPRGISKENARLDDWMKDIAPSSSLRKWFNHDPAKFESFKKAYRKEIKENAEGQLKLEELKKIATNNRLILLLGAKDQEYNHAVVLKEIIEE
- the groL gene encoding chaperonin GroEL (60 kDa chaperone family; promotes refolding of misfolded polypeptides especially under stressful conditions; forms two stacked rings of heptamers to form a barrel-shaped 14mer; ends can be capped by GroES; misfolded proteins enter the barrel where they are refolded when GroES binds), yielding MAKDIKFSEEARRAMLRGVDSLANAVKVTLGPKGRNVVLEKKFGSPLITNDGVTIAKEIELEDAFENMGAKLVAEVASKTNDVAGDGTTTATVLAQAMVREGLKNVASGANPMVIRKGIEKATRAAVEELKNISKPIEGKESIAQVASISAADEEVGQLIAEAMERVGNDGVITVEESKGFATELEVVEGMQFDRGYASPYMVTDSDKMEAVLEDPYILITDKKIASIQDVLPVLEQVVQQGKPLLMIAEDVEGEALATLVVNKLRGTFNAVAVKAPGFGDRRKAMLEDIGTLTGAEVITEDLGLDLKQANITQLGRASKVVVTKENTTIVEGSGETDKIAGRVNQIKAQLEETTSEFDKEKLQERLAKLAGGVAVIKVGAATETELKERKLRIEDALNSTRAAVEEGIVSGGGTALVNVVKAVQAVAAAGDEATGVKIVLRALEEPIRQISHNAGLEGSVVVERLKGEKIGIGFNALTGEWVNMVDAGIVDPTKVTRSALQNAASVSAMILTTEAVIADKPEENAGGGGMPDMGGMGGMGGMGGMM
- the tatC gene encoding twin-arginine translocase subunit TatC, with amino-acid sequence MEDQKQSIYDHLEELRKRIIITVVFLIFSFIAGLFLAKPVIVFLQHAPEAQGIPMNAFHLTDPLKVYFSFAILIAFIMTSPLALYQLWAFVSPGLFENERKVTLSYIPSVFILFLGGVSFSYFVLFPYVINFVGNLAESLNIQEMYGANQYFSFLFQLTLPFGFVFQLPVIVLFFTRLGMLNPAMLVQIRKYAYFGLLVIAGMITPPEIISHLMVTVPLLLLYEFSIIVSRYGYRKRLQAEAKRLLEEAQEQTGEIDSGAK
- a CDS encoding CPBP family intramembrane glutamic endopeptidase — translated: MAKHYWTILITYIVMQLSGLIGVDLLQSLNVPNPVVSWSVVSFLAALIIMLLLLRSTPDVPFERSTRVSSGQAIGWSILGVFMAYASQIIAAMIEMNVFGIEPGSENTEMLIEVAKAAPIFIIVTSIIGPILEEIVFRKVIFGALYTRFNFWIAGILSSVIFAAIHFDFSHILIYTAMGLTFAYLYVKTKRLIVPIIAHMTMNTIVVLINVYFADDIMEMEKQLNQMQSFIGGLFT